Proteins encoded by one window of Salvia splendens isolate huo1 chromosome 5, SspV2, whole genome shotgun sequence:
- the LOC121803129 gene encoding uncharacterized protein LOC121803129 — translation MSRGTDKLVRSIQRFMDSQYKNLSRRYGHQFMDILEFPVKVVLAPFTLPFDIAGSAPRGFGVPEFISKLSYSAIFAIATLGTYDIAIELGKKVLCQRNCRTCCGWQAMQCTMCRGSGRVQYQVKNYTLRSGEKATAENIADAVADNRAELVHLPSSLNHLPLPSKECPDCNGTGVMKCPECKGKSPIRISADDIMETPWKAYSIMRKMDYPYEHIIHSMKDPSIGAFWLITLPQIVGGFEYDEDVKQKIWWEYKESRWYDQLRDEVTKRKPGWEYLQEALISIDPIRAKDDPVIVRNIPYYKAKKALETEVLKFNPPPRPDNWGDLDLPLNASSWTDEDLKDPKKLYEMAVLLNAQREIADKILDAQWEAKWREEKINEMLKERIEPYLQNIDNSVLPKPILVQSQQNQNQKRNQDRRWWRLF, via the exons ATGTCGCGGGGAACAGATAAGCTGGTTCGGAGCATCCAGAGATTCATGGACTCGCAGTACAAGAACTTGTCACGTCGCTACGGCCACCAATTCATGGACATCCTCGAATTCCCCGTCAAAGTTGTCCTCGCccccttcactctccccttcgACATCGCCGGCTCCGCCCCCCGCGGCTTCGGCGTCCCCGAGTTCATCTCCAAGCTCTCCTACTCCGCCATTTTT GCAATTGCTACTCTTGGGACTTATGATATTGCAATCGAACTGGGAAAGAAGGTTTTATGTCAGAG GAACTGTCGAACTTGCTGTGGTTGGCAGGCTATGCAGTGCACCATGTGCAGAGGCTCTGGAAGGGTGCAATACCAAGTAAAAAATTATACTTTGAGAAG TGGTGAGAAGGCAACAGCTGAAAATATTGCTGATGCAGTAGCTGATAACCGAGCTGAGTTGGTTCACCTTCCTTCGAGTCTCAACCACTTACCCTTGCCATCTAAAGAATGTCCAGATTGTAATGGAACG GGGGTCATGAAATGTCCCGAATGCAAAGGCAAGTCACCAATTAGGATATCTGCAGATGAT ATAATGGAAACCCCGTGGAAAGCTTATAGCATCATGCGTAAGATGGATTATCCTTACGAG CATATAATTCATAGTATGAAGGACCCAAGCATTGGTGCATTCTGGTTGATAACTTTGCCTCAGATTGTTGGAGGTTTCGAATATGATGAAGATGTCAAGCAGAAAATCTGGTGGGAATACAAG GAATCTAGGTGGTATGACCAGCTCCGAGATGAAGTAACCAAACGGAAGCCTGGGTGGGAATATTTGCAGGAG GCATTAATCTCAATTGATCCCATCCGTGCCAAGGATGATCCTGTCATTGTGAGAAACATTCCATACTACAAGGCCAAGAAAGCTCTGGAGACAGAAGTGCTAAAGTTCAATCCACCCCCGAGACCTGACAACTGGGGG GACTTGGACCTTCCACTAAATGCGTCTTCTTGGACAGATGAAGACCTGAAAGATCCGAAAAAGCTCTACGAGATGGCCGTTCTTCTTAATGCACAGAGAGAAATTGCTGACAAGATATTGGATGCACAGTGGGAAGCAAAGTGGCGTGAAGAGAAG ATAAATGAGATGCTGAAGGAGAGGATAGAACCGTACTTGCAAAACATCGACAATAGTGTTCTTCCAAAGCCTATATTAGTGCAATCCCAGCAGAATCAAAACCAGAAG CGAAATCAGGATAGGCGATGGTGGCGGCTGTTTTGA
- the LOC121803937 gene encoding protein RALF-like 33, which produces MSLQLHLIFVAAAVAALATVAHSSSYSMGQGLVANSMEHLDQEMMMDDPIRRHLGSAGYISYGALARNKVPCDKRGQSYYNCKQHEAANPYNRGCTRVTSCARSTV; this is translated from the coding sequence ATGAGTTTGCAATTGCATCTTATATTCGTAGCGGCTGCGGTGGCTGCCTTAGCCACCGTAGCGCATTCGAGCTCCTACAGCATGGGGCAGGGGCTGGTGGCGAATTCGATGGAACACCTAGACCAAGAAATGATGATGGATGATCCTATTAGGCGCCACTTAGGTTCGGCCGGATACATCAGCTATGGCGCCCTTGCACGTAACAAGGTCCCCTGCGATAAGAGAGGGCAATCCTACTACAATTGCAAACAGCACGAGGCCGCCAACCCCTACAACCGCGGTTGCACTAGGGTTACTAGCTGCGCTAGAAGTACCGTTTGA
- the LOC121802706 gene encoding uncharacterized protein LOC121802706 has translation MDPNNLEECWFFGNLLETKSKSIMVRSLSDPCSSSSEKSYEETYETIKKLESRRRSSNRKSSSKKKSGLARAPSLPTSLESRDDDDDEVEFSMGKLIRQASLNTRLPPPPSQIASNKASASLNCLEVEEVQQGLKDLGSIEKEFDVVERRAPPVPRWGGKRAPDEMKAQIKFWARAVASNVRQEC, from the exons ATGGATCCCAACAATCTAGAGGAGTGCTGGTTCTTCGGCAACCTTCTTGAGACGAAATCGAAATCGATAATGGTTCGAAGCTTGTCGGATCCGTGCTCGTCGTCGTCGGAAAAATCGTACGAGGAGACTTATGAAACCATCAAGAAATTAGAATCACGAAGAAGAAGTTCGAATAGAAAAAGCTCGTCGAAGAAGAAGAGCGGCTTGGCCCGCGCCCCCTCCCTTCCGACGAGCTTAGAGAGtcgagatgatgatgatgatgaagtcGAATTTTCCATGGGAAAATTGATTAGACAAGCTTCTCTCAACACTcgccttcctcctcctccttcacAAATTGCTTCTAATAAG GCAAGCGCGAGCCTAAACTGTTTGGAAGTTGAAGAGGTGCAGCAAGGTTTGAAGGATTTGGGATCGATCGAGAAAGAGTTTGATGTGGTTGAGAGGAGAGCTCCGCCGGTGCCACGGTGGGGCGGGAAGAGAGCGCCGGATGAGATGAAGGCGCAGATCAAGTTTTGGGCACGGGCGGTGGCCTCTAACGTGCGCCAGGAGTGTTAA